Genomic segment of Rattus norvegicus strain BN/NHsdMcwi chromosome 7, GRCr8, whole genome shotgun sequence:
TGAGCAGCAGACTTTGAGGCGGCGGGTGAAGCGCTCCCTGGTGGTACCCACAGACCCCTGGTTTTCCAAGCAGTGGTACATGGTGAGCACTTGGACTGGATGGGGTGGACAAGGGAGACCATCCCGAGACGCTCTGACCCCAGGTCCCTCCTTACCTCTCATAGAACAAGGAGATAGAACAAGATCTCAACATCCTAAAGGTTTGGAACCAGGGACTGACTGGCCGGGGAGTGGTGGTCTCCATCTTGGATGATGGCATTGAGAAGGACCATCCGGACCTCTGGGCTAATTATGTGAGTTGTCCAGGGATCAGAACAGTTGGCCAGGTCCCCCGGACACAGCTGGCCTCACCTCATTATCTTATTTCCCCTGCTTGCCCTGCAGGACCCCCTGGCCAGCTATGACTTCAATGATTACGACCCAGATCCCCAGCCTCGATACACACCCAACGATGAGAACCGGTGAGCTAGACGCAGAGTATCATGTGTTCCTGGGACCTGCAGAGACACCAAAGTCGCACGGGACAAATGTCCGTTTTCCTCCTTGCTCTGGAACCAGGCATGGAACACGCTGCGCTGGGGAGGTGTCTGCCACAGCAAACAACGGTTTCTGTGGTGCCGGTGTGGCCTTCAATGCCAGAATTGGAGGTACCAGGGGTGAAGGCTGGGGACAGGGTGTCAGGCTAAGCTTGACCAGTGCAGGGACCCCCGTTCCCATCACTGATCGCTGAGCAGAGCCAGGCCTCAGGCTGAGGGTGGCAGGGAGGTGGCCTGGTAGGGCAACCAGAGTTGGTGCTGGCGCAAGGCCCACGCCCACCCGCGCAGGCGTGCGCATGTTGGATGGAGCCATCACTGACATCGTGGAGGCTCAGTCCCTCAGCCTGCAGCCGCAACACATACACATCTATAGCGCCAGTTGGGGCCCCGAGGATGATGGGCGCACAGTGGACGGACCCGGCCTCCTCACGCAGGAGGCCTTCAGGCGTGGTGTAACCAAGGTGCACAGGAACCACATCCTGGGCGGAGGGGGTGGGTCCCCGGGGTTTGGAGGGCTGACTCTGTTCTCTCGGGTCACTCCCCACCCAGGGCCGCCAAGGGCTGGGCACGCTGTTCATCTGGGCCTCGGGAAACGGTGGCCTCCACTACGACAACTGCAATTGTGACGGCTACACCAACAGCATCCACACGCTGTCAGTGGGCAGTACCACGCGGCAGGGCCGAGTGCCCTGGTACAGCGAGGCCTGCGCCTCCACGTTCACCACCACCTTCAGCAGCGGTGTGGTCACCGACCCACAGATCGTGAGCATCCAGCCAAGACCGCGCCACAGGCCCCGCCTACAGGGGCGTCTTCACCTAGGCCCGCCTCTTCAGGCTTCACCCCTAGGCGTCAACCTGGCTCCACCCTTCCAGATACTGGTCCCCAAGCATGTCCTGGGGCCACACAGGCCCTGcccctccttcccccatccctgggCAAGATTTGTGCTAATGCCTAAGCTAGTTTTGCCCCAGTTACATGGAGGCTTCTGGCTCTGATGTTCTCCACCAGGAGGCCATTGCCTGTGTGGTCTCCACTCCCCTACCCCCACTTCACCAACCTTGAAGTCTTGAGTCTTGGCACTTTTTAGATGTAGGGCCATGTATCCTTTTGAACTCAGTGCTCAGTGGTTTTGGAATTTAGTCCTTAGCAGACCCTTAGTCCTCAGGGACTTAGTCCTCAGTACTTGCTAAACTTGGTCGTTAGCATTCTTTATTTGAGCCAGGTGCTCACAGTGTAGACCAGTCTAGGCCAAAAGTCCCAGCTTCTGCCCcagtgagtgctggaattaaattcCTGCGTCACCAGGCCCTCGCAGTACCTTTTGGGCTTAGTCATTCATGTGTTTCCCCAGCTTAGTCTCGTACTTAAGCTGATGTTCAGCACTTTGTACTCAGTCCCCAGTACCTTCCACACAAGTTTCCCATCTGGGCTGCGCACGGAGATCAAGGTCCCTCTGCTGTCTGTCCCCAGGTCACCACGGACCTACACCATCAATGCACCGACAAGCACACGGGCACCTCGGCCTCCGCCCCGCTGGCCGCTGGCATGATCGCCCTGGCGCTGGAGGCCAAGTAGGTGACCGTGGGGCCCCGCCCGCCGCCCCGCCCCCACGGGCGGCTCCCCGCTCACCCGCCCTCGCCCCCCCAGCCCGCTGCTGACCTGGAGGGACCTGCAGCACCTGGTGGTCCGCGCGTCCAGGCCGGCGCAGCTGCAGGCGGAGGACTGGAGGATCAACGGCGTGGGGCGCCAAGGTGCGGCGGGGCCAggcaggggaagggggtgccGTGTACGCAGGGCCAGTGACGGCTACCCCTCCCGCGCAGTGAGCCACCACTATGGCTATGGGCTGCTGGACGCGGGGCTGCTGGTAGACCTGGCTCGCGTGTGGCTCCCTACTAAGCCTCAGAAGAAATGCACCATTCGGGTGGTGCACACCCCAACGTGAGAGAGGCCCCGCCCCGATGGAGGGAGGGGCCCCGCCCACTGGAGGGAGGTCCGGAGGTCCAGACTCGACGCCCGCGCGGGGGGTTCTGTCCAGGTCTCCACCCTACACTTTGTTGTAGTCCCCTTCCTCCAGTAATTCCCCCACCTTAGTCCAAGGCAGGGAGGATGCCCCGAAACCTCAGTTTACCCATCTGAGGAAAGAGTGCCCTCAGGCCCTTGGACAGTGCCCCCCCAAACCCGCCTCTGGGCTCTACCTGGCCCGCAGCAGACCCACAGGACCGTCCTCACCCACCAGCCCCATCCTGCCTCGGATGCTGGTGCCAAAGAACGTGACTGTGTGCTGCGATGGCTCGCGCCGCCGCCTCATCCGCTCGCTAGAGCATGTTCAGGTCCAGCTGTCGCTCTCCTACAGCCGCCGCGGGGACCTGGAGATCTTCCTCACCAGCCCCATGGGCACGCGCTCCACGCTTGTGGCCATCAGGTGTGAGAAATCCCCAAGGGCCCTGGGAACCAGCGGTGTCCTCCCTAGCCTCCCGCAGGTGGGACCCTACCCGGTGGGACTCAGAAGACTCCTGTGAGAGCCCTTTCTCTCCTGTGCCACCCACTGGCCACAGACCCTTGGATATCAGCGGCCAAGGCTACAACAACTGGATCTTCATGTCTACTCACTACTGGGATGAGGACCCGCAGGGCCTGTGGaccctggggctggagaataAGGGCTACTATTATAACACAGGTGAGGGAGTTGGCTGCGAGCTTGGGGCTGCTGGCCCTGCCTTGGTTGACCCTCAGCCACAGAGGGTCCTAGGGGTTTTCTTGGAGAGACCATGCCTTTCTAGCACAGAGTAGATGGCCAAGTCTCAGCCATCTGTGAATAGTAGGTGTATAGCtatggggggagagggagggagggagggaaatctGACTCATGGGGAAAGTGAGGATCTGGATGGTGGTGCAAATTAGGTATAGGGTTACCCAAAGGAGGGGGGCACTGTGAGCAcagtggcacacagtaggtgcagTCACCtaagagaagtggggagggggtcTGGCCACTGGCGCACAGTAGATGTGCAGCAACCATGGGGGGTGGTCTAACCAGTGGCAAACAATAAAGTACCTACCTGGGAGATGTGAGGTGGTGTGGCCACTAACACACAGTAGGTACAGTTGCCCTGAGGAAGTGGGGCCTCCAGCCACTGGCACAAGTAGGTGTGTAGCAGCCAGGCTTGGTTGAATGGGCCCTGGTTAGGAGGTACTGAGGTCAGCTACAGAGCCTGGCAGGTCACCGACAGCGTGTCCCCCTCGGTGTCCACGCGACCCCTGCCCAGGAACTCTGTACTACTGCACGCTGCTGCTGTATGGGACGGCAGAGGACATGACAGCGCGGCCCCAGACCCCCCAGGTGACCAGCTGCGCGCACGCATGTGCAGAGGGACACAGAGGGGCTGTGCCAGGGTGAGTGGCCGCAGCGCATGGTCACTTATTGGGTGAGGAGGCGCAGCGGCCGGGATGGGCGGGCAGGCACTGGCTGCTCCCACCAGCTGCAGCCTCACTCCCTGTGTTTCCATTTTGTCCCTTTGCAGAAAGTCATTGTCCCCTCTCCATCGTGGCAGAACTCTGCCTCATCTCCAGCAAGCAGTGGTGGTGGCTCTACAGCCACACACAGCAGCCAGTGACCAAGGGACAGGACAGCTGTCACCCTCCTACCACACCTGCTCGGCAGCTTGACCAGCGACTACACTGCCTGTTCCCTGCCCCTCATGCTGGGAGTGCTTCAGAGCCCCTCCAAGGCTTGTCACCTCTGGCAGCCATCCTGGCTATCAGTCTTGGGCCATGGTGCTGTCCCTGCTAACCAGGGCCTTTGGAAGGCCCCTCATCTTGAGGAAGGCCCACCTCTCCCCAGGCTGGATACCCCTGGAGAGCCAGAGATGCCCCACTCTCAGGACAGAAGGCCGGTACCCCAAGGCCCTGCTCCCAGGCCGGGATAGGAATATGCCCCAGAAGGCCACGGCAGAGAGCTGCATGGGTCACGTGACAGCCCGCAGCTCAGCCTCAGCTGCTCCCAGTGGAAGAGACGTTTCCTCACTCTTTTTGGAGCAGGTATGGCAGACAAGAGGTCAGACCACAGCCACCAACCACCtgccccttccctgtctccaaaCCATCCCCATGTCTAACCTCATAGTTGGCAAATAAAGTTAAACAGAAGATGTCGAGTTTGTGGTATCCTTGAGGGTAGGGTGGGCTCAGGGTGAGACATGGGGCCCTGGAGGAATAAGGAACCACAAAGGAAGACTGCTCTGAGCCCAGAGACCCTTGGCAGGGGGATCCACCAAGTGCTGAACAGCCATAAACAGAAAGCTAGCTCACCGCCATCccccgtgtacacacacacacacacacacacacacacacacacacacactgctcttttgagacagggtctcactgtgtagaccaagctgacctggaactcacagaggtctgcctgcctctgcctcccgagtactgagattaaagctCTACCACAAGGAAACAAGACTCTAGGAATACCTTAC
This window contains:
- the Pcsk4 gene encoding proprotein convertase subtilisin/kexin type 4 precursor (The RefSeq protein has 1 substitution compared to this genomic sequence) is translated as MRPSQTALWLGLVLSLALLAVGWASARPPIYVSSWAVRVTKGYQEAERLARKFGFVNLGQIFPDDQYFHLRHRGVAQQSLTPHWGHRLRLKKEPKVRWFEQQTLRRRVKRSLVVPTDPWFSKQWYMNKEIEQDLNILKVWNQGLTGRGVVVSILDDGIEKDHPDLWANYDPLASYDFNDYDPDPQPRYTPNDENRHGTRCAGEVSATANNGFCGAGVAFNARIGGVRMLDGAITDIVEAQSLSLQPQHIHIYSASWGPEDDGRTVDGPGLLTQEAFRRGVTKGRQGLGTLFIWASGNGGLHYDNCNCDGYTNSIHTLSVGSTTRQGRVPWYSEACASTFTTTFSSGVVTDPQIVTTDLHHQCTDKHTGTSASAPLAAGMIALALEANPLLTWRDLQHLVVRASRPAQLQAEDWRINGVGRQVSHHYGYGLLDAGLLVDLARVWLPTKPQKKCTIRVVHTPTPILPRMLVPKNVTVCCDGSRRRLIRSLEHVQVQLSLSYSRRGDLEIFLTSPMGTRSTLVAIRPLDISGQGYNNWIFMSTHYWDEDPQGLWTLGLENKGYYYNTGTLYYCTLLLYGTAEDMTARPQTPQVTSCAHACAEGHRGAVPGKSLSPLHCGRTLPHLQQAVVVALQPHTAASDQGTGQLSPSYHTCSAA